From a single Solanum dulcamara chromosome 4, daSolDulc1.2, whole genome shotgun sequence genomic region:
- the LOC129886951 gene encoding uncharacterized protein LOC129886951: protein MSIPRELYPSEEDLPYEEEILRNPFSLKQWWRYLVARADSPFTKRRVLYERALQALPGSYKIWHAYLRERLELVRNLPINHSLYQALNNTFERALVTMHKMPRIWIMYLVSLTQQKLVTRTRRTFDRALCALPVTQHDRIWEPYLVFVSQRGIPIETSLRVYRRYLKYDPSHIEDLLEFLLNSELWQEAAERLAGVLNDDRFYSIKGKTKHRLWLELCDLLTQHATEISGLNVDAIIRGGIKKFTDEVGRLWTSLADYYIRRKLVEKARDIFEEGMTTVVTVRDFSVIFDAYSQFEESMLALKMEEMSDSEVEDEGNNGEVGAEEDVDEEDDRLNVAKLEKKLGEFWLNDDKDVDLRLARLEHLMDRRPELANSVLLRQNPHNVEQWHRRVKLFEGNPTKQILTFTEAVRTIDPMKAVGKPHTLWVAFAKLYENHKDIANARVIFDKAVQVNYKTVDHLASVWCEWAEMELRHRNFKGALELMRRATAEPTVEVKRRVAADGNEPVQIKLHKSLRLWLLFVDLEESLGSLESTRVVYERILDLRIATPQIIINYAVLLEDHKYFEDAFKVYERGVKIFKYPHVKDIWVTYLSKFVKRYGKSKLERARELFEHAVEEAPADAVKPLYLQYAKLEEDYGLAKRAMRVYDQATKAVPANEKLSMYEIYIARAAEIFGVPRTREIYEQAIESGLPDKDVKVMCLKYAELEKSLGEIDRARELYKHSSQFADPRSDPDFWNKWHEFEVQHGNEDTFREMLRVKRSVSASYSQTHFILPEYLMQKDQMQTLEEAKDVLKKAGVADDEMAVLERQLAPPENDTKSKEQSRVVGFVSAGVVESNGQKVTANNEDIELPEESDSEEDEKIEIALKEVPDAVFGGLIRKREESDEAEGDSTAKNKDNDGPLGALERIKRRKQQAS from the exons ATGTCAATCCCGAGGGAGCTCTACCCCAGCGAAGAAGACCTCCCTTACGAGGAAGAAATCCTTAGAAATCCGTTCAGCCTCAAGCAGTGGTGGCGCTATCTAGTGGCACGAGCAGATTCGCCATTCACAAAACGAAGAGTGCTTTACGAACGAGCTCTACAAGCACTTCCCGGAAGCTACAAAATATGGCACGCGTATCTCCGCGAACGTCTGGAGTTAGTTCGGAATCTTCCAATCAATCACTCCCTGTACCAAGCTCTAAACAACACTTTCGAGAGAGCCCTTGTTACAATGCACAAAATGCCACGGATTTGGATCATGTACTTGGTGAGTTTAACTCAGCAGAAGCTCGTTACACGAACACGACGCACTTTCGATAGAGCATTGTGTGCATTACCTGTTACTCAGCATGATAGGATTTGGGAACCTTATTTAGTGTTTGTTAGTCAAAGAGGAATTCCTATTGAAACGTCACTTAGGGTTTATAGGAGGTACTTGAAGTATGATCCTTCCCATATTGAGGATTTGCTTGAGTTTTTGTTGAATTCCGAGCTGTGGCAGGAGGCGGCGGAGAGGTTAGCTGGTGTATTAAATGATGATCGTTTTTATTCTATTAAAGGGAAGACTAAACATAGACTTTGGTTGGAGTTGTGTGACTTGTTAACACAGCATGCTACTGAAATATCAGGCTTGAATGTGGATGCGATAATTAGAGGAGGGATTAAGAAGTTCACCGATGAGGTTGGGAGGCTTTGGACTTCTTTGGCGGATTATTACATTAGGAGGAAGTTGGTTGAGAAGGCAAGAGATATTTTCGAAGAAGGGATGACAACTGTGGTGACTGTTAGGGATTTTAGTGTTATCTTTGATGCATACTCCCAGTTTGAGGAGAGTATGCTTGCCTTGAAAATGGAGGAGATGAGTGATAGTGAGGTGGAGGATGAAGGGAATAATGGTGAGGTTGGGGCGGAGGAAGATGTGGATGAGGAGGATGATAGGTTGAATGTGGCAAAATTAGAGAAGAAACTTGGAGAGTTTTGGTTAAATGATGATAAGGATGTTGACTTGAGATTAGCAAGGCTAGAACATCTTATGGATAGGAGGCCAGAGCTCGCGAATAGTGTCCTTTTAAGGCAAAATCCGCATAATGTAGAACAATGGCATAGAAGGGTAAAACTATTCGAAGGGAATCCGACGAAGCAAATATTAACGTTCACTGAGGCAGTTCGAACTATTGACCCAATGAAGGCTGTGGGGAAGCCACATACTTTGTGGGTTGCATTTGCAAAACTTTATGAAAACCATAAGGATATTGCAAATGCAAGAGTCATCTTTGATAAGGCAGTGCAGGTGAACTATAAAACTGTTGATCATCTGGCTAGTGTTTGGTGTGAATGGGCCGAGATGGAACTACGGCACAGGAATTTCAAGGGTGCTCTAGAACTGATGAGACGTGCCACTGCTGAACCAACTGTTGAGGTCAAACGGAGAG TTGCTGCTGATGGAAATGAACCAGTGCAAATTAAGCTACACAAATCTCTAAGGCTTTGGTTACTGTTTGTGGATTTGGAGGAGAGTCTAGGAAGCTTAGAGTCAACTCGTGTGGTCTATGAGCGAATTTTGGATCTGAGAATTGCTACACCACAGATTATAATAAACTATGCAGTACTTCTGGag GATCACAAGTACTTTGAGGATGCATTCAAGGTTTACGAGAGGGGTGTGAAGATCTTCAAGTACCCACATGTAAAGGATATATGGGTTACCTATCTTTCCAAATTTGTGAAGAGATATGGGAAGTCAAAGTTGGAACGAGCTAGAGAGTTATTTGAGCATGCTGTAGAAGAG GCCCCTGCTGACGCTGTGAAGCCATTGTATCTTCAATATGCTAAATTAGAGGAAGACTATGGTCTTGCAAAGCGGGCTATGAGGGTTTATGATCAAGCTACAAAAGCTGTTCCAGCAAATGAGAAATTGAGCATGTACGAGATCTACATAGCTCGTGCAGCTGAGATATTTGGTGTTCCACGAACACGGGAGATTTATGAACAAGCAATTGAGTCTGGGCTTCCAGACAAGGACGTAAAAGTTATGTGCTTAAAGTATGCTGAACTTGAGAAGAGCCTAGGAGAGATTGATCGTGCCCGTGAACTATACAAGCACTCATCACAATTCGCAGACCCTAGATCTGACCCTGATTTCTGGAACAAGTGGCATGAGTTTGAGGTGCAGCATGGTAATGAGGATACCTTCCGCGAGATGCTCCGTGTGAAGAGGAGTGTATCTGCAAGCTACAGCCAG ACACATTTTATCCTACCGGAGTATCTCATGCAAAAGGATCAGATGCAGACCCTTGAGGAAGCAAAGGATGTGTTGAAAAAAGCTGGTGTTGCTGATGATGAGATGGCAGTTCTTGAGAGGCAGTTAGCGCCCCCTGAAAATGATACAAAGAGCAAAGAACAGAGTCGGGTAGTTGGATTTGTAAGTGCAGGAGTAGTTGAATCAAATGGACAGAAAGTCACAGCAAACAATGAGGATATTGAGCTACCAGAGGAAAGTGATTCTGAAGAGGATGAGAAAATTGAAATTGCACTGAAAGAAGTCCCTGATGCAGTGTTTGGAGGTCTAATCCGTAAGAGGGAAGAAAGTGATGAAGCAGAGGGCGACTCTACTGCCAAGAATAAAGataatgatggccctcttggcgcGCTAGAAAGAATAAAACGAAGGAAACAACAAGCATCTTAA